A stretch of Castanea sativa cultivar Marrone di Chiusa Pesio chromosome 2, ASM4071231v1 DNA encodes these proteins:
- the LOC142624545 gene encoding calcium-transporting ATPase 2, plasma membrane-type-like — translation MESYYLNNFEVKPKHSSEEALQKWRKLCGFVKNPKRRFRFTANLSKRYEAQAMRRTNQEKFRVAVLVSKAAYQFIQGVQPSDYTVPEEVKAAGFGICGEELGSIVEGHDLKKLNVHGGVAGIAEKLCTSTLNGLTTDSDLLNRRQEIFGINKFTESEGRSFLVFVWEALQDMTLMILGVCAFVSLLVGIVMEGWPNGAHDGLGIVASILLVVFVTATSDYRQSLQFKDLDKEKKKIAIQVTRNGYRQKMSIYDLLPGDVVHLAIGDQVPADGVFVSGFSVLIDESSLTGESEPVMVTADNPFLLSGTKVQDGSCKMMVTSVGMRTQWGKLMATLSEGGDDETPLQVKLNGVATIIGKVGLFFAIVTFAVLVQGLMSRKWQDGTYLRWSGDEALEMLEFFAVAVTIVVVAVPEGLPLAVTLSLAFAMKKMMNDKALVRHLAACETMGSSTCICSDKTGTLTTNHMAVVKSCICMNVREVSKPLDASSLCSELPDSAVKILLQSIFNNTGGEVVVNKNGKSEILGTPTDTALLEFGLSLGGNFHAERQTSKLLKVEPFNSVKKRMGVVLELPEGSLRAHSKGASEIILAACDKVINANGEIVPLDEATINYLNDTINQFANEALRTLCLAYMELENGFSVENPIPVSGYTCIGIVGIKDPVRPGVKESVAVCRSAGITVRMVTGDNINTAKAIARECGILTDDGIAIEGPEFREKSEEEMLKIIPKLQVMARSSPLDKHTLVKHLRTSLGEVVAVTGDGTNDAPALHEADIGLAMGIAGTEVAKESADVIILDDNFSTIVTVAKWGRSVYINIQKFVQFQLTVNVVALVVNFSSACLTGTAPLTAVQLLWVNMIMDTLGALALATEPPNDDLMKRSPVGRKGNFISNVMWRNILGQSLYQFVVIWLLQSKGKGIFGLEGSDSDLILNTLIFNSFVFCQIFNEVSSREMEEIDVFKGILNNYVFVAVLSCTVIFQIIIIEFLGTFANTTPLTFAQWFLSVFIGFLGMPIAAGLKMIPV, via the exons ATGGAGAGctattatttgaataattttgaaGTGAAGCCGAAGCACTCGTCTGAAGAGGCCCTTCAGAAATGGAGGAAGCTGTGTGGATTTGTGAAGAACCCGAAGCGAAGGTTTCGTTTCACAGCCAATCTCTCGAAGCGTTACGAAGCTCAGGCTATGCGCCGCACCAACCAG GAGAAGTTCAGGGTTGCTGTTTTAGTTTCCAAAGCTGCatatcaatttatccaag GCGTGCAACCAAGTGACTACACTGTACCTGAGGAAGTTAAAGCTGCAGGTTTTGGAATTTGTGGTGAAGAATTGGGATCTATTGTTGAAGGTCATGATTTGAAGAAGCTGAATGTTCATGGTGGAGTAGCTGGTATTGCAGAAAAGCTCTGCACTTCAACCCTCAATGGGCTTACTACTGATAGTGATTTGCTGAATCGCAGACAGGAGATTTTTGGAATTAATAAATTTACTGAGAGTGAAGGGCGGAGTTTCTTGGTATTTGTTTGGGAAGCCCTTCAAGACATGACTCTTATGATCCTTGGAGTATGTGCTTTTGTGTCTTTGCTCGTTGGCATAGTTATGGAAGGATGGCCAAATGGGGCTCATGATGGCCTAGGAATAGTTGCAAGCATCTTGTTGGTTGTTTTTGTCACCGCAACAAGTGATTATCGTCAATCTTTACAATTCAAGGATTTGgacaaggaaaaaaagaagattgcTATTCAGGTTACGAGAAATGGATATAGGCAGAAGATGTCAATATATGACTTACTTCCTGGTGATGTTGTACATCTTGCTATCGGTGACCAAGTCCCTGCAGATGGAGTTTTTGTTTCAGGTTTTTCTGTGTTAATTGATGAATCAAGTTTAACTGGGGAGAGCGAGCCAGTAATGGTGACTGCGGATAATCCTTTTCTTCTATCTGGAACTAAGGTTCAGGATGGATCGTGCAAGATGATGGTTACTAGTGTTGGGATGAGGACCCAATGGGGAAAATTGATGGCAACTCTTAGTGAAGGTGGAGATGATGAAACCCCATTGCAGGTAAAATTGAATGGAGTGGCAACAATCATCGGTAAGGTTGGACTTTTCTTTGCCATTGTGACTTTTGCAGTGTTGGTGCAAGGATTGATGAGCCGTAAATGGCAAGATGGAACTTACTTGAGGTGGTCTGGAGATGAAGCTTTGGAAATGTTGGAATTTTTCGCTGTTGCTGTTacaattgttgttgttgctgttccAGAAGGGCTTCCATTGGCTGTAACATTGAGCCTTGCCTTTGCCATGAAAAAGATGATGAATGATAAAGCACTCGTGCGCCATTTGGCAGCATGTGAGACCATGGGATCATCCACATGTATTTGTAGCGACAAAACTGGGACACTAACTACCAACCATATGGCAGTTGTAAAATCTTGCATTTGCATGAATGTCAGGGAAGTGAGCAAACCTCTTGATGCTTCCAGCTTGTGCTCTGAACTCCCAGATTCTGCTGTGAAAATTCTGCTACAATCAATATTTAATAATACTGGAGGAGAAGTTGTTGTAAACAAAAATGGCAAATCTGAGATACTGGGAACACCCACTGATACTGCTTTGTTGGAGTTTGGCTTGTCACTTGGTGGGAATTTTCATGCTGAGAGACAAACATCTAAACTTCTTAAAGTTGAGCCGTTCAATTCTGTGAAGAAACGGATGGGGGTAGTACTGGAGCTTCCTGAAGGTAGTTTACGAGCCCACAGTAAAGGTGCTTCAGAGATAATATTGGCTGCCTGTGATAAGGTGATCAATGCAAATGGTGAGATTGTTCCCCTTGATGAAGCAACCATTAATTATCTCAACGATACAATTAATCAATTTGCTAATGAGGCACTACGAACTCTCTGCCTTGCTTATATGGAACTAGAAAATGGGTTCTCTGTTGAGAATCCCATCCCAGTTTCGGGGTATACTTGTATAGGAATAGTAGGTATTAAAGATCCTGTACGTCCTGGTGTTAAGGAGTCTGTTGCAGTTTGCCGTTCGGCTGGAATTACTGTACGAATGGTCACAGGAGACAATATTAATACTGCAAAGGCTATAGCTAGGGAGTGCGGGATTCTCACAGATGATGGTATAGCCATTGAAGGTCCAGAATTCCGGGAGAAAAGTGAGGAGGAAATGCTCAAAATAATTCCTAAACTTCAG GTGATGGCTCGATCTTCACCTTTAGACAAGCATACTCTAGTGAAGCACTTGCGTACCTCATTAGGTGAGGTTGTTGCTGTAACTGGTGATGGAACAAATGATGCCCCTGCACTTCATGAAGCCGATATTGGACTAGCAATGGGCATTGCTGGAACTGAG GTGGCTAAAGAAAGTGCTGATGTGATAATTCTGGATGATAATTTCTCCACGATTGTGACAGTGGCCAAATGGGGACGTTCAGTTTAcataaatattcaaaaatttGTACAGTTCCAGCTGACTGTTAATGTGGTTGCATTGGTTGTTAACTTCTCTTCAGCTTGTCTGACAG GAACTGCACCCCTCACAGCTGTTCAGCTATTATGGGTCAACATGATCATGGATACATTGGGAGCACTTGCACTTGCAACTGAGCCTCCCAATGATGACCTGATGAAGCGTTCACCAGTTGGAAGGAAAGGGAACTTTATCAGTAATGTCATGTGGAGGAATATCTTAGGGCAATCTTTATATCAGTTTGTGGTAATTTGGTTGCTTCAGTCAAAAGGAAAAGGGATATTCGGTCTTGAAGGCTCAGATTCTGATTTGATCCTGAACACACTTATTTTCAACTCATTTGTCTTTTGCCAG ATTTTTAATGAAGTAAGCTCACGTGAGATGGAGGAAATAGATGTTTTCAAAGGCATACTGAATAACTATGTTTTCGTGGCCGTCCTCAGTTGCACTGTAATCTTCCAAATCATAATAATTGAGTTCCTGGGAACGTTTGCAAACACAACGCCTCTCACTTTTGCACAGTGGTTCCTTAGTGTCTTCATTGGATTTTTGGGCATGCCAATTGCTGCTGGCTTAAAGATGATCCCTGTATGA
- the LOC142623776 gene encoding uncharacterized protein LOC142623776, with product MEKRLRSSLQSSAEEFLSLAQKQSLKSSKPILKSLIHKITPNSDLSSSLPISLHRSISHSIQSFQKLLQPNPRRSPNPSPSKSPPTKRHRRSSRHSKTPVDPEPDRHEFDVGKEKKKLLKDLEILAYNAVLCVTHPKKAFSPSDLLPGVRALHDNLILFDSDSVLLSEIANLCEEWWKENLPGRETLISQSLPFLLSKSLTLKRKVDLHRVYSLREAFALFDYEDESIEDLKLLLIRCVIAPLYLKTDDGRRFLAFVFGLSNQLVKEMLAMIRSQIPFGRKSMLEAYGDILFRAWKAAEGDSKGELEDGFLQGLIDGAIHASSPALAASIRRVLGGFISQRTTEGVEKLLFRLTEPVIFRSLQVANSNVRQNALHLLLDMFPLEDPDSTKEVKDTLLDKQFFLLERLLADDCPDVRVVAVEGSCRILHLFWEIIPSASITKTITKIFDDMSHDICIEVRLSTLNGIIYLLGNPQSHEILKVLLPRLGHLMLDNTVSTRAAVADLLLLIRDIRNFQFHKVVVLDVLLTTLVNDQPLVAQKITKLLIPSYFPSKVPVEEACSRCITLIKRSPMAGARFCEFAVSEGASLKSLMELFRVFISLILSPDKLDADQMEGLLVAASYLCNSLASEPCYKCALNKLLAGEKVKFLFAAASTARAQSSVIKIVSTISPDEAAGLFEECMGLVTNCSGISDNVERQAEVRSAHKLFLSCDGFDDMFEALTVRLQKTAYRCHIKFGTEIPKNSFSSTKRKKSMSSGKISAKWKCVGGKKAFDFEKDYSIAVGIAWQIRDLLISEDSRKAILGSQTLELSFIALKIISEVSIVQCMHCEYMDTSPILAYTVLALHMTLQNVSISSQKDCGTRKNSTDSSRSLPELTVLDQTMDHMLNCTEKLLGAGDSGKYSKSPSELGQANSKIASSHRRGNKEPQTDASSPSAHDSSNIEQKRVLIKVKMLTASLKFMVDAAMMGFLSHYYGQLLKFTSRYVQYIISALGQQSHDQFQFEEEDLKDIVLCVKSSFTYAAKLLNLVHRAVSEASPLPPEAFDVASNLLDLITSIELHLGSGKAASLVAAAKPWLPDLILALGSGNILKETQGEGIHFHASDHIKVHFPSFLLSLARTELSEMSEVSPEKDDDGRVSESEDFPVFKKLLGMIVTLLKGNPNVLDAVGVIFLTGSVVGLERKDFGLVLGPVHFVCMKLFSRDDKEWGDMMLASLQEIYPQIERELEEENDEDGRQKLHSAKELLEPVWMYHIYETGRVAMME from the exons ATGGAGAAGCGACTCCGTTCCTCTCTCCAATCCTCAGCCGAAGAGTTCCTCTCCTTAGCCCAAAAACAAAGCCTCAAATCCTCAAAACCCATTCTCAAATCCCTAATTCACAAAATCACTCCCAATTCAgacctctcttcctctctccccATCTCTCTCCACCGCTCCATTTCTCACTCCATCCAATCCTTCCAGAAGCTTCTACAACCTAACCCTAGAAGAAGCCCTAACCCTAGCCCCTCCAAGTCTCCTCCTACAAAGCGACACCGAAGATCTTCGCGCCATTCCAAGACGCCGGTGGACCCCGAACCCGACCGCCATGAATTCGATGttggcaaagaaaagaagaagcttcTCAAGGACCTTGAAATTCTCGCGTATAACGCGGTTCTATGCGTCACGCACCCCAAAAAGGCGTTCTCGCCGTCCGATCTGCTCCCCGGAGTTCGCGCATTGCACGATAATTTGATTCTCTTTGATTCGGATTCGGTTCTGTTATCGGAGATAGCGAATTTGTGCGAGGAGTGGTGGAAGGAGAATTTGCCAGGGAGAGAGACTTTGATTTCTCAGTCTCTACCTTTCTTGCTCTCCAAGTCACTGACGTTGAAGAGGAAAGTGGATCTTCACAGAGTGTATTCGCTTCGCGAGGCGTTTGCATTGTTCGATTACGAGGACGAGAGCATCGAGGACTTGAAGCTCTTGCTGATTCGGTGTGTGATTGCGCCGCTGTATTTGAAAACCGACGATGGGAGGCGGTTCTTGGCGTTTGTGTTTGGGCTGAGCAATCAGCTTGTGAAGGAAATGTTGGCTATGATTCGGTCTCAGATTCCGTTTGGGCGTAAATCGATGCTTGAGGCGTATGGGGATATACTGTTTCGGGCTTGGAAAGCCGCAGAAGGGGATTCCAAGGGTGAGCTTGAGGATGGTTTTTTGCAGGGTTTGATTGATGGTGCGATACACGCGAGTTCACCAGCATTGGCTGCATCTATTAGGAGGGTTTTGGGAGGGTTTATAAGCCAGCGGACCACCGAGGGGGTCGAGAAACTTCTTTTTAGGCTTACTGAGCCAGTGATTTTTCGGTCTCTACAG GTTGCAAATTCTAATGTTCGCCAAAATGCATTGCATTTGCTTTTGGACATGTTTCCTCTAGAAGATCCTGATAGCACAAAAGAGGTGAAAGATACATTACTTGATAAACAGTTCTTTTTGTTGGAGAGATTACTTGCGGATGATTGTCCGGATGTAAGAGTAGTGGCAGTGGAAGGTTCCTGCCGCATCCTTCATTTATTTTGGGAAATCATACCTTCAGCATCCATAACAaagacaattacaaaaatttttgaTGACATGTCACATGATATATGCATTGAGGTTAGGCTCTCCACATTGAATGGTATCATTTATTTGCTTGGAAATCCCCAATCTCATGAAATTCTTAAAGTGCTTCTACCAAGATTGGGGCATCTAATGCTGGATAACACTGTTTCCACACGAGCAGCTGTAGCAGATCTCCTCCTTCTTATAAGGGATATTCGAAATTTTCAGTTTCATAAG GTGGTAGTGCTGGATGTATTATTAACTACTCTTGTGAATGATCAACCTCTTGTTGCTCAGAAAATCACAAAATTGCTTATACCATCATACTTTCCCTCAAAAGTACCTGTTGAAGAGGCATGCAGTCGCTGCATTACACTAATAAAAAGGTCTCCCATGGCTGGAGCAAGGTTTTGTGAATTTGCTGTATCAGAAGGGGCATCCCTTAAGTCTCTCATGGAACTCTTTAGAGTATTCATCAGCTTGATCTTGTCACCTGATAAGCTAGATGCAGATCAGATGGAGGGTTTACTTGTTGCTGCATCCTACCTTTGCAACAGCCTAGCAAGTGAGCCATGTTACAAATGTGCCCTAAACAAGTTACTTGCTGGTGAAAAAGTGAAGTTCTTGTTTGCTGCTGCCTCTACTGCACGTGCTCAATCTTCTGTAATTAAAATCGTTTCCACCATTTCTCCAGATGAAGCAGCTGGGCTTTTTGAAGAATGCATGGGTTTAGTTACTAATTGTAGTGGTATATCAGATAATGTGGAAAGGCAAGCTGAAGTGAGGTCTGCGCACAAGTTGTTCCTGTCTTGTGATGGATTTGATGATATGTTTGAAGCTCTAACAGTGCGTTTGCAGAAAACTGCCTACCGTTGCCATATAAAATTTGGAACTGAAATACCAAAGAACAGTTTTTCCTCCACAAAAAGGAAGAAATCTATGTCTTCTGGAAAAATTTCAGCTAAATGGAAATGTGTCGGTGGAAAGAAGGCATTTGATTTTGAGAAGGATTATTCCATTGCTGTTGGAATAGCGTGGCAAATCAGGGACTTGCTTATATCAGAGGATTCTCGGAAGGCTATATTGGGGTCTCAAACTCTAGAACTATCATTTATTGCTTTAAAGATCATATCTGAAGTCAGCATCGTGCAGTGCATGCACTGCGAATACATGGACACATCTCCCATTCTGGCATATACAGTTCTCGCTCTGCATATGACTCTTCAAAATGTTAGCATAAGTAGTCAAAAAGATTGTGGTACTAGGAAAAATAGTACTGATTCCTCAAGATCACTTCCGGAG CTGACAGTGTTGGACCAGACAATGGATCACATGCTAAACTGTACAGAGAAGCTACTTGGAGCAGGTGACTCTGGAAAGTACAGCAAATCACCCTCAGAACTTGGGCAAGCTAACAGTAAGATAGCCAGTAGCCATCGACGAGGAAACAAAGAGCCTCAAACAGATGCCTCTAGTCCAAGTGCTCATG ATTCTTCCAATATTGAACAAAAAAGAGTACTAATTAAAGTGAAGATGCTTACTGCAAGTCTTAAGTTCATGGTTGATGCCGCTATGATGGGTTTTCTTTCTCACTATTATGGACAGTTGTTAAAGTTCACATCAAGATATGTACAATACATCATTTCCGCTTTAGGGCAACAATCTCATGACCAATTTCAGTTTGAGGAGGAAGATTTGAAAGATATAGTTCTGTGTGTGAAGAGCTCCTTCACCTATGCAGCGAAGTTGCTTAATCTAGTTCACAGAGCTGTCAGTGAAGCTTCACCACTTCCTCCTGAAGCTTTTGATGTTGCCAGCAATTTGCTTGATCTAATCACCTCAATTGAATTGCACTTGGGCTCTGGTAAAGCAGCAAGTCTTGTTGCCGCAGCAAAGCCTTGGTTGCCCGATTTGATTCTGGCATTAGGATCCGGGAACATACTGAAAGAGACTCAAGGAGAAGGGATTCATTTTCATGCATCTGATCACATTAAGGTCCATTTTCCATCATTTCTTTTGAGTTTAGCAAGGACTGAGCTTAGTGAAATGAGTGAAGTTAGCCCAGAAAAGGATGACGATGGCAGAGTTTCTGAATCTGAGGACTTTCCAGTTTTCAAGAAACTTCTTGGAATGATTGTTACATTGCTAAAAGGAAATCCTAACGTACTGGATGCAGTTGGGGTGATTTTCTTAACTGGCTCGGTAGTTGGGCTTGAGAGGAAAGACTTTGGGTTGGTATTGGGACCCGTACACTTTGTTTGTATGAAGTTATTTAGTCGAGATGACAAAGAGTGGGGTGATATGATGTTGGCTTCTCTGCAAGAAATCTATCCTCAAATAGAGAGAGAactagaagaagaaaatgacgAAGATGGAAGGCAGAAATTACATAGTGCAAAGGAGTTACTTGAACCTGTTTGGATGTATCATATTTATGAAACAGGGAGGGTTGCAATGATGGAATAG